The Proteiniborus ethanoligenes genomic interval AGGCACTAGGATTAATAATATGAACCCTATGGGGCTTCTAATAAAATTCACTATGTATCCACCCCTCGGAATATTTAATACAAAGGAGCCTACTAATTGATCCCATAGAACTAGTCCACCATCCTCTGTATTATTTGCATCTCCTTTTGTTTCAAAGGCTAACTCTCCGTTCTTTTCTGTGATACCTATTACTCTGTGAGTGACTAATGCATCTGAGTTTACCCTATATGTTACTATGTCTCCTATTTTGATTTGTTCTGGTTCTACATCCTTTGATATTATTAAATCTCCTGGTTGGAGAATAGGTCTCATGCTGCCTGAAAGCACAGATAAAGTTTTAAACCCTAGTATTGAAGGTATTTTACTAGGGTCTCTCCTATGTTGAATAGCTCCATAGAAGGATAAGCTTGTAGCTGCTATAAGGATTATCAATAAAAAGTTTCCAATCCATTTTACTGTTCTTTTGAACATTGATTTCATCTCCTCTGTTCATTGGTAAACAATAGGTTTTCTCCAAGTATTTTAATTTTCAGTTTTCACCTCAAGGGGTTAAGGCTGTGTATCTTAATGTTTTTACTAAATTGTTTCTCTTGAATTGTTTACCAATACCATATTTTTTATACATTGTTTTCTAAGAGAGTATATGTTTAAAACTAAAAAATAATAACTATTAATAAAATAAAAAAGCTGCAAATCTATCTAAGTTTTACCTAATAGATAGATTTGCAGCTTCTCCATTCAAAAAAAAATACAAGCCGCCATTCTGGCGACTTACATTTAGCTTATCTGAATTTTTCTTTCTTCATTGCAAAGAGTAACTTCGACTGTTTCTGTCAATATATCTGAATAACTATAAGACACTCTTCTTATAGAATTGTACCCTCCGTCGATAACTACTACAAATATGCTTGGATAAGCACTTTCTATGATGCCTTCCTTGATTGTTGTCTTCTTCCTTCCCTTGTTAGCTTTTAACCTTACTTTCTGCCCTACGCAGCTTTCCACACTGGCTCTTATTTTAGCCAAAGAGTTCCTTTCCAACAAACAATCACCTTCTTTCAATTAATACCACATGCTACATATTATACTAACATAAACGAAACCTTTTGTCAAATCAAACTTTTAATTGTACTATATATCACTAGTCCTTGTCAAATATAAATTTCTTACAAATTCCTATGAAAATGTGGCTATTTATCTAGTATTTATAATAATCCGTCAATCCCGCCTTAATTCCATCTATTATTTTGTCGATATATGAATTATCATTGAGCCTTGATTCCTTCTCTGGATTAGTTATATATTCAAGCTCAAGATGTAATGAGCCTACTAATACCTCTCTTAACAAATAAAAATCTGCTATCTTGATACCACGATTTAAAATCTCCCCATCCTTTGTTAAGTTAGCTATTATTAGCTTAGCTAAAGATTCACTTTCTCTATCATTTCTATAATGATAGATTTCGCAGCCATGAATTGTAGGATTCGTATAGCCGTTTAGATGTATACTAATAAAAAAATCAGGCCTTAATTCATTAGCCATCTGTGCCCTTTTTGATAGGGAAATATACTTATCTTCATTTCTAGTTATCTCCACCCTTGCTCCAAGCTCTTCCAATGCCGGCTTAAGCCTTTGAGCTATCTTAAGTACTACGTCCTTTTCTCTTGTGCCATTTAATCCAACATAATCCTGGCTGCTTTCTCCTCCATGTCCAGGGTCTAACATTATTATTCTTCCATTTAAGGGCTTTTCTATACATGGTTTTTCAATTTTTTTAATATCTATTCCAGTATAATAATAATTTAGTATCTGGCCACAGTCTTTTCCCTCTAAAGCCATTTGGTGTCCTCCATATTGGCACAGGCCTAAGCCATGGCCTTCTCCCCTAGTGGCAAAGGTGAAAACCGCTGGTGAAAAGCTAAACCTAGTTGAATCTAGACCTAGAAGCTCTGATATTTCTGTGCCACTGAATTCCTTCCCAGATATTTTTATGCTAATAATCCGTCCATAATCATCTCTTTTTATGTCATCAAAGAAGCCTTCTATGCTAGTTTTCAATGTAGGCTTTAGTGATGGAAATTTTATATTTAATCTTTCTTCTATCTCCTCAAGAGAAATAGTCTTGCTATTATCCCAGTTAGGAGAATTGATGCAGTAGTCGCACAGCACTCTCCTTAAATACACTATTTTTCTGTTTAATATGCTTTCTGAGTTTTCTGTAGAGCCCCCACAGGTATGATGGAATCTAGCGTCTATTGGCTTATTGTTAAAGGTCATTATTAATCCTTCTGTTGCTTTTACTGCGGCTTTTATTATTTCCTTTTTATCTATAGCTTTTAAAGAACTGTAATCTGATAATTCTATACAGTGCCCTTCATCACATATATCACAGCTACTGTGATTAGAGCAGCCTTCACCATCAAAAACTCTCATTAGCCTTACAAGCTGTGTCCTAGCTATAATGCTCTGTGCCTTTATAAGCTCTATGTGAAATACATCTTTTATTTGTAAGGCTACTGCTAGCATAACAGCCTCTTCAAGGGGAAGCTGTATTATCTTTCCTTCTTTATGAACAAAAACATCTATATAAATGGTATTATCTTCTATCATTAATATACCTCCTAAATATGGGGTCATAAATATAGCTAATTATAGTCTCTATAAACACAAATAGATATAATATATAATATAATATGAGATACAGGCTTTAGGTGTGCATGGCATACTTTTAGGGATAGAGTGCTTGTTTTATTATTTTTATGTTTAAGATTGTTTTTCTGGGTATTTATTTAAGGTGCATACAACAAAAAGAAGGATTATGTAAGTTTTTGTGGAACTTCTTAATTAGCTAATAGTTAGGGTTAAATATTTTAGATGCAAGGAGGAAGTGGGATAACCCCCAAATTATGAAAGGTACTATTGTATCCGCATGGATTAAAACTTCAAGAAAGCTTTACGGTGATTCCTTAGTGGATGAAGCTATGAGAGGGGTTGGTATGAGCCCTGATAGAATATTCTTGCCTACAGAGGATGTGGAGGATTCCTACGCAAGAGGAATTGTTGATGTTATTTCAAAAAAAATAGGCAAGTCAACTTATGATACGTGGAAGGAAATAGGAATGGATAATGTTTTGACCTTCTCTAAAGATTATCCTGGTTTTTTTAAGTATAAAAATCTTTATTCTTTTTTAAGAGCAATGTATGATATTCATGTAGTGGTTACGGAAAGAATTCCAGGTGCAAATCCACCTATTTTAGGCATGAAGGCCATAAGTGGAAACGTAGCAGAAATGACATACAGCTCAAAACGAGGAATGTTTGGCTACTTCCATGGTATGCTTAGAGGTGCAGCTAAGTACTATAAAGAAGACATCACTGTAGATATTGTTGAAGAAACATCAGATTTTACAAAAATACATATCACTTTCCCTGAACAAATATATCATTTCAAGAAATATAAGATTAATAGATTTTTATCTTTTGGATTTATAAAAAAATTTGAGGCTAAGATTGCTATAGCTTCTCTAATACTCATTGGAATTCCTAATATAATACTTTCTAGCTTTTTGGATAAATGGCCATTGGCAGGAGTTACTTTAGGACTTAGTCTTATTGTACCTCTAATAATTACTAAAATGCTTTTATCTCCTATTAAGAGTATTATTTCTCAATTAAAGGACTTAAAGGAAAACAACTATTCTGAAGAGCATGATATTTCTACTAATGACTTCTTTGAGGATATTAACAATTTGATTAATGATTACAAGAACATTCTTAAGAGTGATTTTGTTGGGTTTAAGGGAATGACTGATGAGCTTAATGTATTTACAGATAAGTTTAATGAAATATCAGATAATATGAATTATACTACTAAGGAAATATCAGGAGTTGTAGAGCAGGTAGCTATGGGAGCTGTAAATCAAGCTGAAGAAACTGAGAATGCTGCGTACCTGCTTAACGATAATATTTTGGCCCTTAATAAAATAGTTGACAATGAAAACCAAAGTAAGGATGAGCTTGAAAAAGTTGTGGATAGAATTGGCGATAGCTATAATGAGTTGAAAAATACTTCTTCAAATCTTGATCAAATTTTATCTCAATTTGAGAAGGTTAAGGAAAATAGCTTAGCTCTTCAAAAAAGAGCTACTGATGTTACAAAGATAGTTGTTACTGTAGAAAATATAGCAGATCAGACTAATTTACTTGCTTTAAATGCTGCTATTGAAGCTTCAAGAGCCGGTGAACACGGTAGAGGCTTTGCTGTTGTAGCTGAAGAAATAAGAAATCTTGCAGAAGAATCTAAGGGTGCTGTAAGAAATATTAATTCTAATCTGATTTCATTTATTAAAGAAATAGATTCTGTAGTGTCACAGGTGGAGAACCAATATACTATTTTAAATGATGAAAATGTTAAGCTTTCAAATGTTGCCGATATAAATCATTCTATTGTTGTATCTGTTAAAGAGGTTTCTTCATCCCTTATAGATATGATTGAGCAGCTTACTGTGGAAACCAGTACTATTAATAAGGTTTCAGGCAATATAGAATCTTTAGCTGCTATTGCAGAAGAAAACTCTGCTTCCTCAGAGGAGGTAAGTGCTAATATGACTACTTATGCAGCTGAGCTTGAAAAAATGATGGCAAATATTGTAGAATTCAAAAAAGTCTCTCAAGCCTTTAAAAAGGACCTTGAAAAATATAAAATGTAACAAAAAACACTCGTTTTCACGAGTGTTTTTTTATTCATTGATTAGCCGTAGACCCTTATTTTGAAAATACCTGCTTCAGTTCTTGGAAAACCTTATAGGTTTCCTCTGATTTTTTGAAAGTATTATCCGATTCTAGTATAAATCTTTTTATTGCATCTTGATTTTGCTCAAGTCTGTCAAGTCTTGAGATAACCTCTTTATGATTCTTGTCGATTTTCATTTCAAGTATTACATGATTTGATTCAATTTTGCTTTCAAGCATTTCTTGATTTGATTCAATTTTGCTTTCAAGCATTGCTTGATTTGATTCAATTTTGCTTTCAAGTGTCACATGATTGTCTTCAATTTTCTTTGCAAGTATTGCTTGGTTTTCTTCAATCTTTCTTTCAAGCATTGCTTGGTTTGATTCAATCTTTCTCTCAAGCATTTCTTGATTTGATTCAATCTTTCTCTCAAGCATTTCTTGATTTGATTCAATCTTTCTCTCAAGCATTTCTTGATTTGCTTCAATCTTTCTTTCAAGCATTACTTGACTCGCTTCAATTTTGCTTTCAAGTGTTACATAATTGTCTTCAATTTTCTTTGCGAGTATTACTTGGTTTTCTTCAATTTTTCTTTCAAGCATTACTTGGTTTTCTAATATCTGTTGCAGTATTTTTTCCGTATTAGACATGGGAGCCCTCCTCGTCTACAAGCTTAGTAATTATATTATATACTACAATATATTATTTTCAAACTATTTTACATATTTATCTATTACATTTATTATTTCTTCTATTTTCTCATCCCCATGTCCTTCAAGAATAGCATCCTTTACACAGCTTTTAATATGTTGATCTAATATACTCAGATTTGCTTTTTTAAGCAAGCCTATTATTGATAGTATTTGCTTAGATATGTCTACACAATATCTATCGTCCTCTATCATCTTAATAATACCTTCGACTTGTCCCTTAGTAGTTTTTAAAAGATTTAATGCTTTTTTCTTACCTTCATTCATATTAATTCTCCGTTCTATTTTTCTTTAGATTACATTGTAGCCTGCTTCTTCTATAGCTTCCTTAAGCAGAGCATGGACTAGGTTATCTCCTTCAATCTCTACAGAGTGGTTAGTTAAATCTACTTCTACAGTTTTAACTCCTTCTATTTGACCTAATGCATCCTTTACTGCCTTTACACAATGTTGACAGCTCATGCCCTCTACTGTTAATGTTTTTTTCATATGAACACTCTCCTTTATAATATGTTTTATAATTCTCAATTATTTAACTTTAAACCTCTTTAATCTCAATGAATTACTAACTACTGATACTGAGCTGAATGCCATGGCCGCTCCTGCTATCATAGGGTTTAGGTAGCCTAAAGCTGCTAAAGGTATGCCAGCAGTGTTGTAGCCAAAGGCCCAGAAAAGATTTTGCTTTATTGTCCTCATGGTTTTTCTGCTTAATTCTATAGCATGAACTATGTCTCTTAAATCTCCTTTTATAAGGGTAATATCTGCTGCTTCCATGGCTACGTCAGTTCCTGTACCTATTGCAAAGCCTGTGTCTGCTGCAGCAAGTGCTGGAGCGTCATTTATCCCATCTCCAACCATGCCTACAACTTTTCCTTCTCCCTTAATCCTTTCAATGTTTTCTGCTTTATGTTCAGGTAATACCTCTGCTAGTACATTATCTATTCCTACCTGCCTTGCAATAGCCTTTGCTGTTCTTTCATTGTCTCCTGTTATCATATAAACTTCTATTCCTAATTTCATTAATCCTTCTATGGCTTCCTTTGAATGCTCCTTAACTGTATCTGCTACTGCTATTATCCCACTTAATTTATTGTCTATGGAGATTAGCATCGCAGTCTTTCCTTCATCCTCTAGCTCTGATATTTTATCTTCCACATGAGATATTTCAATAGCTTTATCCTTCATTAGCTTTCGGTTCCCTATATATATAGTCTTATCTTCTATAAGTGCATAGATACCATGACCTGGTATTGCATAAAAGTCCTCAGTATCTTCTAGCACCATACCTTTTTCTTTAGCCTTCTCTACTATTGCTTGCCCTAATGGATGCTCTGAGTTTTTCTCTGCAATTGCTGAGAGTCTAAGTATTTCATCCTCATCATATTCAAAGAAAATAACATCCGTAACCTCTGGCTCTCCCTTAGTAATAGTTCCTGTTTTGTCAAGTACAATTGCATTTATTTTATGTGCTCTTTCTAGATGCTCTCCACCTTTTATTAATATTCCATTTTCTGCTCCCTTACCTGTCCCCACCATAATAGCTGTAGGCGTAGCTAGACCTAATGCACAAGGACATGCAATTACTAATACTGCAACTGCACTTATTAATGCTTGAGTAAAGTCTTTGCCCACTAAATACCAAATCAAAAATGTAATAGCTGATATGCCAACTACAGCAGGTACAAATACGCCAGATATTTGGTCTGCCAGTCTTTGTACTGGTGCCTTTGAGCCTTGGGCATCCTCTACAAGCTTTATT includes:
- a CDS encoding methyl-accepting chemotaxis protein, yielding MKGTIVSAWIKTSRKLYGDSLVDEAMRGVGMSPDRIFLPTEDVEDSYARGIVDVISKKIGKSTYDTWKEIGMDNVLTFSKDYPGFFKYKNLYSFLRAMYDIHVVVTERIPGANPPILGMKAISGNVAEMTYSSKRGMFGYFHGMLRGAAKYYKEDITVDIVEETSDFTKIHITFPEQIYHFKKYKINRFLSFGFIKKFEAKIAIASLILIGIPNIILSSFLDKWPLAGVTLGLSLIVPLIITKMLLSPIKSIISQLKDLKENNYSEEHDISTNDFFEDINNLINDYKNILKSDFVGFKGMTDELNVFTDKFNEISDNMNYTTKEISGVVEQVAMGAVNQAEETENAAYLLNDNILALNKIVDNENQSKDELEKVVDRIGDSYNELKNTSSNLDQILSQFEKVKENSLALQKRATDVTKIVVTVENIADQTNLLALNAAIEASRAGEHGRGFAVVAEEIRNLAEESKGAVRNINSNLISFIKEIDSVVSQVENQYTILNDENVKLSNVADINHSIVVSVKEVSSSLIDMIEQLTVETSTINKVSGNIESLAAIAEENSASSEEVSANMTTYAAELEKMMANIVEFKKVSQAFKKDLEKYKM
- a CDS encoding signal peptidase I; its protein translation is MFKRTVKWIGNFLLIILIAATSLSFYGAIQHRRDPSKIPSILGFKTLSVLSGSMRPILQPGDLIISKDVEPEQIKIGDIVTYRVNSDALVTHRVIGITEKNGELAFETKGDANNTEDGGLVLWDQLVGSFVLNIPRGGYIVNFIRSPIGFILLILVPVFLLLGGEIKNILSKIDEEEKDKTKHKDNMKI
- a CDS encoding N-acetylmuramoyl-L-alanine amidase — protein: MIEDNTIYIDVFVHKEGKIIQLPLEEAVMLAVALQIKDVFHIELIKAQSIIARTQLVRLMRVFDGEGCSNHSSCDICDEGHCIELSDYSSLKAIDKKEIIKAAVKATEGLIMTFNNKPIDARFHHTCGGSTENSESILNRKIVYLRRVLCDYCINSPNWDNSKTISLEEIEERLNIKFPSLKPTLKTSIEGFFDDIKRDDYGRIISIKISGKEFSGTEISELLGLDSTRFSFSPAVFTFATRGEGHGLGLCQYGGHQMALEGKDCGQILNYYYTGIDIKKIEKPCIEKPLNGRIIMLDPGHGGESSQDYVGLNGTREKDVVLKIAQRLKPALEELGARVEITRNEDKYISLSKRAQMANELRPDFFISIHLNGYTNPTIHGCEIYHYRNDRESESLAKLIIANLTKDGEILNRGIKIADFYLLREVLVGSLHLELEYITNPEKESRLNDNSYIDKIIDGIKAGLTDYYKY
- a CDS encoding copper ion binding protein, whose product is MKKTLTVEGMSCQHCVKAVKDALGQIEGVKTVEVDLTNHSVEIEGDNLVHALLKEAIEEAGYNVI
- a CDS encoding metal-sensing transcriptional repressor — translated: MNEGKKKALNLLKTTKGQVEGIIKMIEDDRYCVDISKQILSIIGLLKKANLSILDQHIKSCVKDAILEGHGDEKIEEIINVIDKYVK
- a CDS encoding Veg family protein, translated to MLERNSLAKIRASVESCVGQKVRLKANKGRKKTTIKEGIIESAYPSIFVVVIDGGYNSIRRVSYSYSDILTETVEVTLCNEERKIQIS